The window CCCGGCGTCGTGGGACACGCTCGCCGCCGGACTGACGGCGTGCGGTACGTCGGTCACGGAGATCCACGGGGTCGTGATCACACATCACCACCCGGACCACCACGGCCTGTCGGGGGCGGTGCGCGAGGCGTCCGGGGCGTGGATCGCGATGCACGCGGCGGACACGGCGATCGTGCGGCGCACCCGCGGTACCGGCCCGGACCGCTGGTTCACGTACATGACGGACAAGCTCACGGCGGCGGGCGCCCCGCAGGAGCACCTCGCCGCCCTCCGCGCCCCGCGCCGCCCGCGCGCCCTGCCCGGCTTCTCCCCCGCGCTCCCCGACCGCGACATCGTCCCCGGTGAACTCCTGGAACTCCCCGGCCGTCGCGTCCGCGCGATCTGGACGCCGGGGCACACGCCGGGGCACGTCTGCCTCCACCTGGAGGAGGCGCACCCCTCCCGACTGCCGGGCCACGGACGCCTGCTCTCCGGCGACCACCTCCTCCCCGAGATCAGCCCGCACATCGGCCTCTACGAGGACCCCGACGACGACACGGTCACCGATCCTCTCGGCGACTACCTCGACTCCTTGGAACGCGTCGGCCGCCTCGGCCCCGCCGAGGTCCTGCCCGCCCATCAGTACGCGTTCACGGACACCGCCGCCCGCGTGGGCGAGTTGCTGGCCCACCACGAGTCACGGCTCACCGGCCTGCTCACCCTCCTCGCGACCCCCCTCACCCCCTGGCAGCTCGCCGAACGCATGGAGTGGAACCGCCCCTGGTCCCAGATCCCCTTCGGCTCCCGCAACATCGCGGTCTCCGAGGCGGAGGCGCATCTGCGGCGACTGGTGAAGCTGGGGCGGGCGGAGGCGGTGACGGGGAGCGATCCGGTCATGTATGTGGCGGTCTGAGGGGCGTCGGTCAGGGGCGCTCACCCCGTCCACCGCGCGCTCGGGTCATCGTCCCCGGCTCGGCGAGGGTGCGGACCAACTCCTCGGCGGCGTGGATGAGTTCGGTCTCCCGCGCGGTCATCGTCGGGGTGGCCGCCCGGCGCCGCCCCGCCTCGACCAGCCCCGCCTCCGTCAGGGCGGAGGGGCCGTCTGACCGGCGGGCGAGGAGGGACACGAGGGTGGCCTGGGCGATCCCGGCGCGTAGATCGGCGCTGTCCACGGCGACTTGGGCGAGGATCACGGCGGACATTCCCCAGTCGAGGCCGGGCGGCCCGTCCTCGGCGTTGCTCCAGTCGATGACCTGGGGGCCGTGGGGAGTGAGGATGACGTTGTCGGGGTGCAGGTCCAGGTGGAGGACGTGGCTGGTGGGAGCTGCCCCGGTGGGGGCAGGGCGAGTGAAGGCAACTCGTTTGCCGGGCCCGGAGGCTGTCCGGTCGGAGGGCGGGCGCATCGCCCGGTCGCGGGGCGGGAGGGCGTGGAGGGCGTGCAGGAGGCGGGCCAGGGTGGCACCCGCGCGCGCCGGGTCGAGCAGGCCGGTGGCCATCGCCTCCAGCATCGTCGGACCGGACAGGCGCTCCAGCACCATCTCCGTACGGGTCGCCGAGTGCACGCGCGGGACGGGGTACCCGTGGCCCCGGACGTACGCCATGACCTCGGCCTCGGCGGCCGCGTCTCCCCAGTCGGCGTTCCGGTAGCGCCGCAGCACCCAGGCATCGGCGGGCCCTTCCGCGCCGGCGCGCCCTTCCGGGCCGACGGGGCCGCCCATGTCGGCACGGTCGCCGGGGTCGGCGACCTCTCCGGGACCGCGTCCGGTATGTCTGTCGACTCCGTCACGGTCGCCGCGGCTCTCGGGGGCGGTGGGTTCGCCGGGGGCCGTGAGCGGGGTGTGGGCGGGGGGCGTGGACTCGCCTTCGTCGTGGCGGAGTTCGTACACGTCGGCCGTGCGGCCCGAGCCCAGCAGTCTCCCCGTGCGCATGGCCCGAACCTATCCCGGGGTTCCGGCGGCCCTCAGGGGTTTTGCTACCGGCAGGTACAGTGACCGGGTCGTCATCACACCCGTACAGGGGAAAGCCGGTGCAAATCCGGCGCTGACCCGCAACCGTGAGCCGGCCCCGGCAGGGGGCGGCAAGTCGGACCGCCCTGAACGGAATTGTGACCGGCTCCCCCCCCCCCCCGCCCGCCGGTGTACGGCACCGTCGAGGAATACGGAGCCGAGCCGCCCGGCGCTTCGCCGTGCGTCCGGCTCCCGTCAGGGAGAGGCAGCCGCCGATCATGAATGTCCGCCGCAGCGCCACGGTGGTCGCCGTACTGGCCGTCACAGCCGGACTCGGGACCGGACCGGGTGCCGGAGCCGGGGCCGGTTTCGCGCCGGTCGCGTTCGCCGCCGACGCGACCTCGGTGTCCGCCGACTCCTCCCCCGCTCCCTCCGCCTCGCCGTCGCAGGCGATCCCCACCGGTCTGTACGGCTCCACCGATCCCACGTACGACGGTGTCTGGCGGCAGTCCCTGGCCCTGCTCGCGCTGGACACCGTGGGCGAGAAGCCCGGGGCCGGGGCCGTGGAGTGGCTCGTCGGGCAGCAGTGCGCGAGCGGGGCGTTCGCCGCGTACCGGGCCGACGCCACCGCCCGGTGCGACGCCGGGACGGCGGTCGACACCAACAGCACGGCCGCCGCGGTCCAGGCGCTGGCCGCAGTCGGCGGGCGGGACGCCGAGGCCGGGCGGGCGGTGCGCTGGCTGAAGGACAGCCAGAACAAGGACGGCGGCTGGGGCTACACCGCCGGCGGGCCCAGCGACGCGAACTCGACCTCCGTCGTCATCGGCGCGCTGACCGCCGTCGGCTACGCCCCCGAGAAGCAGGAGAAGGCCGGCAACTCGCCCTACGACGCCCTCCGTTCCCTGGCCCTGCCCTGCGGGGGCGGGAAGGGAGGCACGGGTGGCGCCGGCGGCAAGAAGGACGGCGGCGCCTTCGCCTATCAGCCCGACAAGAAGGGCGCTCTCGCGGCGAACGCCGACGCCACGGCCGCCGCCGTGCTCGGCAGCCTGGGTGCGGGGTTCGCGGCCGGGCCGGACGGCGGGTCGGCCGCCCCAGGGGGTTTCGCCGAGAAGTGTGTCCCGGGTGACTCCCCGGCGGATCTGGCCCACAACGGGGCCGTCCACCTGGCCGGTGACCTCGCCGCCGACGGCTACCTGACGTCCGCCCTCGCGGGCGCGAAGGATCAGCCCGACCACGGCAACACCGCCGACGCGGTCGTGGCGCTCGCCGCCGCCGGGGACCTGGACGCGACCGAGAAACCGCTCGCCTGGCTGGCGAAGAACCACGGCGCCTGGGCGGCCGGGGCCGGGCCCGCCGCGTACGCCCAGCTCG is drawn from Streptomyces bottropensis ATCC 25435 and contains these coding sequences:
- a CDS encoding MBL fold metallo-hydrolase; the protein is MTQVTDHGGGVRSIEVPIPDNPLGHTLVYVVDTDRGPVLVDTGWDDPASWDTLAAGLTACGTSVTEIHGVVITHHHPDHHGLSGAVREASGAWIAMHAADTAIVRRTRGTGPDRWFTYMTDKLTAAGAPQEHLAALRAPRRPRALPGFSPALPDRDIVPGELLELPGRRVRAIWTPGHTPGHVCLHLEEAHPSRLPGHGRLLSGDHLLPEISPHIGLYEDPDDDTVTDPLGDYLDSLERVGRLGPAEVLPAHQYAFTDTAARVGELLAHHESRLTGLLTLLATPLTPWQLAERMEWNRPWSQIPFGSRNIAVSEAEAHLRRLVKLGRAEAVTGSDPVMYVAV
- a CDS encoding aminoglycoside phosphotransferase family protein, with translation MRTGRLLGSGRTADVYELRHDEGESTPPAHTPLTAPGEPTAPESRGDRDGVDRHTGRGPGEVADPGDRADMGGPVGPEGRAGAEGPADAWVLRRYRNADWGDAAAEAEVMAYVRGHGYPVPRVHSATRTEMVLERLSGPTMLEAMATGLLDPARAGATLARLLHALHALPPRDRAMRPPSDRTASGPGKRVAFTRPAPTGAAPTSHVLHLDLHPDNVILTPHGPQVIDWSNAEDGPPGLDWGMSAVILAQVAVDSADLRAGIAQATLVSLLARRSDGPSALTEAGLVEAGRRRAATPTMTARETELIHAAEELVRTLAEPGTMTRARGGRGERP
- a CDS encoding prenyltransferase/squalene oxidase repeat-containing protein → MNVRRSATVVAVLAVTAGLGTGPGAGAGAGFAPVAFAADATSVSADSSPAPSASPSQAIPTGLYGSTDPTYDGVWRQSLALLALDTVGEKPGAGAVEWLVGQQCASGAFAAYRADATARCDAGTAVDTNSTAAAVQALAAVGGRDAEAGRAVRWLKDSQNKDGGWGYTAGGPSDANSTSVVIGALTAVGYAPEKQEKAGNSPYDALRSLALPCGGGKGGTGGAGGKKDGGAFAYQPDKKGALAANADATAAAVLGSLGAGFAAGPDGGSAAPGGFAEKCVPGDSPADLAHNGAVHLAGDLAADGYLTSALAGAKDQPDHGNTADAVVALAAAGDLDATEKPLAWLAKNHGAWAAGAGPAAYAQLVFAAHATGADPRDFGGTDLVAGLQGTGPARDVDDYSSVPSHDTAGEVDGDGPGAGTWWAVGLGLVVVAAVVGFVSARAGRKRREA